The following are from one region of the Leptospira yasudae genome:
- a CDS encoding thioredoxin domain-containing protein — MVECRKFFTNRKMDFASPKENNSMKLNSNQPNRLSKEKSPYLQQHANNPVDWFPWGEEALTKARDQDKLIFLSIGYATCHWCHVMERESFENQTIADYLNAHYVSIKVDREERPDIDRIYMDALHAMDQQGGWPLNIFLTPDGKPITGGTYFPPEPRYGRKSFLEVLNVIQQVWNEKRQELIKASSELSDYLKESGEGRAAEKTEGDLPPENCFDTGFSLYESYYDAQFGGFKTNHVNKFPPSMGLSFLLRYYHSSGNPRALEMAENTLLAMKQGGIYDQVGGGLCRYSTDHHWLVPHFEKMLYDNSLFLETLVEASQVSKKIPAGSFALDVISYLHRDMRMAGGGICSAEDADSEGEEGLFYIWDLSEFREVCGEDSPLLEKYWNVTEKGNFEGKNILHERYRAATADLTEDELKRIDSVLESGRKKLLERRSKRVRPLRDDKILTSWNGLYIKALVKAGAAFGNEEFLRLAEETYSFLEKNLIDRNGRILRRHRDGESGILGYSNDYAEMIAASIALFEAGRGVRYLKNAKLWMEEAIRLFRSSSGVFFDTGNDGEVLLRRSVDGYDGVEPSANSSLAYSLVKLSALGVDADRYREIAESIFHYFTKELSSYALSYPYLLSAYWTYKHRSQEIVLIRKNAGAGKELLAAIQKTFLPNAVVAVVNEDELEEARKLSSLFEARDSGGDALVYVCENFSCKLPVRDVAELKQQIG, encoded by the coding sequence ATGGTTGAATGTAGGAAGTTTTTTACAAATCGAAAAATGGATTTTGCGAGTCCAAAAGAGAACAATTCAATGAAATTAAATTCCAATCAGCCCAATCGGCTATCCAAAGAAAAAAGTCCGTACCTCCAACAACATGCGAACAACCCGGTTGATTGGTTTCCTTGGGGTGAGGAAGCCTTAACCAAGGCAAGAGACCAAGACAAACTTATTTTCTTATCGATAGGTTATGCGACTTGTCATTGGTGTCACGTGATGGAACGCGAATCCTTTGAAAATCAAACGATCGCGGATTATCTCAATGCACATTATGTGTCGATCAAAGTGGATCGGGAAGAAAGACCGGACATCGATCGGATCTACATGGACGCGTTGCACGCGATGGACCAACAGGGAGGCTGGCCGCTCAATATCTTTTTGACTCCGGACGGAAAGCCGATTACGGGAGGGACGTATTTCCCGCCCGAGCCGCGCTATGGGAGAAAGAGTTTTTTAGAAGTTTTGAATGTCATTCAACAGGTCTGGAACGAAAAGCGTCAGGAATTGATCAAGGCTTCGTCCGAACTTTCGGATTATTTAAAGGAATCCGGAGAAGGGCGGGCAGCCGAAAAAACGGAAGGCGATCTGCCTCCGGAAAATTGTTTTGATACGGGTTTTTCTCTCTACGAAAGTTATTACGACGCTCAGTTCGGCGGGTTCAAAACCAATCATGTCAATAAATTTCCGCCGAGTATGGGGCTTTCGTTTCTGCTTCGGTATTATCATTCTTCCGGAAATCCAAGGGCTCTGGAAATGGCCGAAAACACGCTTTTAGCGATGAAACAGGGCGGAATCTACGATCAGGTGGGCGGCGGATTGTGTCGTTATTCCACGGATCATCACTGGCTGGTTCCGCATTTCGAGAAGATGCTCTATGACAATTCTTTGTTTTTGGAAACGCTGGTGGAAGCCTCTCAGGTTTCTAAAAAGATTCCCGCGGGTTCGTTCGCGCTCGACGTGATTTCGTATCTGCATCGCGACATGAGAATGGCGGGAGGAGGAATCTGCAGCGCGGAGGACGCGGATTCGGAAGGAGAAGAAGGTCTTTTTTATATCTGGGATTTATCCGAGTTTCGAGAAGTCTGCGGAGAGGATTCTCCCTTGTTGGAAAAATATTGGAACGTAACGGAAAAGGGAAACTTCGAAGGGAAGAATATTCTGCATGAACGGTATCGCGCCGCGACCGCGGATCTCACCGAAGACGAATTGAAACGAATCGATTCCGTTTTGGAAAGCGGCCGAAAAAAACTTTTGGAGCGGAGAAGCAAACGAGTCCGTCCGTTGCGCGACGATAAGATTCTCACTTCTTGGAACGGACTTTATATCAAAGCGCTCGTCAAGGCCGGAGCCGCGTTCGGGAACGAAGAATTCTTACGTCTTGCCGAGGAAACGTATTCGTTTCTGGAAAAAAATCTGATCGATCGAAACGGGCGCATCCTGCGTCGTCATCGGGACGGAGAATCCGGTATATTAGGATATTCGAATGATTATGCGGAGATGATCGCGGCTTCGATCGCGTTGTTCGAAGCGGGACGCGGAGTTCGATATCTGAAAAATGCGAAGCTTTGGATGGAAGAGGCGATCCGATTGTTCCGTTCTTCTTCCGGAGTTTTCTTTGATACCGGAAACGACGGAGAGGTTTTGCTCCGCAGAAGTGTGGACGGTTATGACGGCGTCGAACCGTCGGCGAACAGTTCTCTCGCGTACTCTTTGGTGAAGTTGTCCGCACTCGGAGTCGATGCGGATCGTTATCGCGAGATCGCGGAATCGATCTTTCATTACTTTACGAAAGAGTTATCTTCCTATGCTCTGAGTTATCCGTATCTTTTGTCCGCGTATTGGACTTACAAACATCGTTCCCAGGAGATCGTTCTGATTCGCAAGAATGCGGGCGCGGGAAAGGAACTTCTGGCCGCGATTCAAAAGACGTTTTTACCGAACGCGGTCGTCGCGGTGGTGAACGAAGACGAATTGGAAGAAGCGAGAAAACTTTCTTCGTTGTTTGAAGCGAGAGACTCCGGAGGAGACGCGCTCGTTTATGTCTGCGAGAATTTTTCCTGTAAACTTCCGGTGCGGGACGTTGCGGAATTGAAACAGCAGATCGGGTAG
- a CDS encoding MBOAT family O-acyltransferase: MIFNSAVFIYFFLVVLAVCYFFAARKTSVKLQNVFLLIASYTFYGWWDWIFLILIISVSVSNFYIALLIEQKESPKIRGWLLFLAVIIDMGMLGFFKYYNFFIENLGVAVKTSAGLFGVEDPTLFQDATFLQIILPVGISFFTFQTLSYVIDVYYRKLKADTNLIDFSLFVCFFPQLVAGPIERAGDLLPQIKEERKINLDLFYKGCLLLLVGYYMKTYVADNLAELVNLVFLDNPLIYKANPDLAGGHSAIHTILAFLAFFFQIYCDFAGYSYIARGSAFLLGFNLSENFITPEFSVNFRELFRRWHVTLNRWFTDYVYIPLGGSKVSRLYNFRNLFIIFGLSGIWHGASWNFAFWGLACGLYIVLYMIFKESFERLKLSAKSRFPFLNHAFFTKSFFFWSCFFTTFMFAMTSIFFRSYDGQHARILLSSILENFFTLRGPNDQISVANYFTEIVKVIGPLLIWDYFHFKNNSAFFIFEKPVVIRVLTYLFFFYCIVLKGVFGKNVIYFAF, from the coding sequence ATGATCTTTAACTCAGCGGTCTTTATCTACTTCTTTCTAGTCGTATTGGCGGTTTGTTATTTTTTCGCGGCAAGAAAAACCTCCGTCAAACTCCAAAACGTATTTCTATTGATCGCCTCCTACACGTTTTACGGCTGGTGGGATTGGATCTTTCTGATTCTGATCATCTCCGTTTCCGTCTCGAACTTTTACATCGCGCTTCTCATCGAACAAAAAGAATCGCCGAAGATCAGAGGATGGCTTTTGTTTCTCGCAGTCATCATCGACATGGGAATGCTCGGGTTTTTCAAATATTATAATTTCTTTATAGAGAATTTGGGCGTCGCCGTAAAGACCTCGGCCGGACTTTTCGGCGTGGAAGATCCGACCTTATTCCAGGATGCGACCTTTCTTCAGATCATTCTTCCGGTCGGGATCAGCTTTTTTACGTTTCAGACCTTATCGTACGTGATCGACGTCTATTACCGCAAACTCAAAGCGGACACGAATCTGATCGACTTCTCCCTATTCGTCTGTTTTTTTCCGCAGTTGGTCGCGGGTCCGATCGAAAGAGCGGGAGACCTTCTTCCGCAAATCAAGGAAGAACGGAAGATCAATCTCGATCTTTTCTACAAAGGATGTTTGCTGCTTCTCGTGGGTTATTATATGAAAACCTACGTCGCGGACAATCTCGCGGAACTCGTCAATTTAGTGTTCCTCGACAATCCTTTGATTTACAAGGCCAACCCGGATTTAGCGGGAGGCCACTCCGCGATTCATACGATTCTTGCGTTCTTGGCGTTTTTCTTTCAGATCTACTGCGACTTTGCGGGTTATTCCTACATTGCGCGCGGTTCGGCGTTTTTACTCGGTTTCAATCTAAGCGAGAATTTCATCACACCGGAGTTCAGCGTCAACTTCCGGGAATTGTTCCGCAGATGGCACGTCACTCTCAACCGATGGTTCACTGATTACGTATATATCCCGTTAGGCGGAAGCAAGGTGAGTCGGCTTTATAATTTCCGAAACCTATTCATAATCTTCGGACTTTCGGGAATTTGGCACGGAGCGAGTTGGAACTTCGCATTTTGGGGACTAGCGTGCGGTCTTTATATCGTCCTTTATATGATCTTTAAGGAATCGTTCGAGCGTTTAAAACTCTCCGCAAAAAGCAGATTCCCGTTTTTAAACCACGCATTCTTTACGAAGAGTTTTTTCTTCTGGTCCTGTTTTTTCACTACGTTCATGTTCGCGATGACTTCCATCTTTTTCAGAAGCTACGACGGCCAGCACGCGAGAATTCTTCTTTCCAGCATTCTGGAGAATTTCTTTACCCTGCGCGGGCCGAACGATCAGATCAGCGTAGCCAATTATTTCACCGAAATCGTCAAGGTCATCGGCCCTCTTCTTATCTGGGATTATTTCCATTTTAAGAATAATTCAGCTTTCTTTATATTCGAAAAACCCGTAGTGATTCGGGTTTTGACCTATCTCTTTTTCTTTTACTGCATAGTTCTAAAAGGTGTGTTCGGCAAAAATGTCATTTACTTCGCTTTTTAA
- the rsfS gene encoding ribosome silencing factor has translation MSPAPKQNPTTKEILQIIHDIMVDKKCEEVSILNLESVNSYLSYFVICTVNSAVQANAVAREVRKTLKEYKLTHKEADKTGTSANSGWTLLDFGEIIIHIMTPEKREYYNLDRLWRDAKRMEL, from the coding sequence ATGAGCCCTGCCCCAAAACAAAATCCGACAACCAAAGAAATTCTTCAGATCATCCACGACATCATGGTGGATAAAAAGTGCGAAGAAGTCAGCATCTTAAACCTCGAAAGCGTGAACAGCTATCTGAGTTACTTCGTAATCTGCACCGTGAACTCCGCAGTTCAAGCGAACGCGGTCGCGAGAGAAGTCAGAAAGACATTAAAAGAATATAAACTAACCCACAAGGAAGCCGACAAAACCGGAACTTCCGCGAACTCGGGTTGGACGCTTTTGGACTTCGGAGAAATCATCATTCACATCATGACTCCGGAAAAAAGAGAATATTATAATTTAGACAGACTCTGGCGCGACGCCAAGAGAATGGAACTCTAA
- a CDS encoding LCP family protein codes for MTVRFSGLKWNRSARLESKDTSKKKSGWLLYIAAGILLFSALIFLISKFNRTGLEEKIAAGKPIYFLFHATGDNEEYEFGLLATLFPSNNRCALYFIHPITSFDDPDDSLDLLKSGAKSSVKSAVTDLIGTKPHYTISLSASNWIRIVDLLGGLSVYTDNKTVRNSTEYNRDPGVYTMSGQDVYDYTVKMDKKETLDYLERISRQESVVLTLYETLSQKKEFLTTPLLVFAHGLIESDLSKEDFVSLVKFANSRRIQFGIAELPGEPANDPKTKRLFLKTDIARARVAFRKFSKDMNSDVFADAEFARTEVLNGTEVAGLAKDVRGILSDKRIKVLAADNAWKKGFPKTVVIDRSGNTAIMDRISTVLEKAEVHHVLRKDLGLDATVVVGSDYEPRK; via the coding sequence TTGACAGTCAGGTTTTCCGGTTTGAAATGGAATCGGAGCGCACGTTTGGAGTCAAAAGACACTTCTAAAAAGAAATCGGGTTGGTTGCTTTATATCGCGGCGGGAATTTTATTATTTTCGGCCCTTATCTTTTTAATCAGCAAATTCAATCGCACCGGACTGGAAGAAAAAATCGCAGCGGGCAAACCGATCTACTTTCTCTTTCACGCGACAGGCGACAACGAAGAATACGAGTTCGGTCTTTTAGCGACTCTCTTTCCGTCCAACAACCGCTGCGCTTTGTATTTCATCCACCCGATCACTTCGTTCGATGATCCGGACGATTCTTTGGATCTTCTCAAGTCGGGCGCCAAGTCTTCCGTCAAAAGCGCCGTCACCGATCTGATCGGAACCAAGCCGCATTATACGATTTCTCTTTCCGCTTCGAACTGGATTCGCATCGTCGATCTTCTCGGAGGGTTAAGCGTTTATACGGACAACAAAACCGTCCGCAACTCTACGGAATACAATCGCGATCCGGGAGTTTATACGATGTCCGGTCAAGACGTGTACGACTACACGGTTAAGATGGATAAAAAAGAGACCTTGGATTATTTGGAAAGAATTAGCCGTCAAGAAAGCGTCGTTCTTACCTTGTATGAAACTCTCTCGCAAAAGAAAGAATTCCTAACGACTCCGCTTCTCGTATTTGCGCACGGCCTCATCGAATCCGATCTTTCCAAAGAGGATTTCGTCAGTCTTGTTAAGTTTGCCAATTCAAGAAGAATCCAGTTCGGCATCGCGGAACTTCCCGGAGAACCGGCTAACGATCCTAAGACGAAAAGACTTTTCCTGAAGACGGACATCGCAAGAGCCAGAGTAGCGTTCCGAAAATTCTCCAAGGACATGAACTCCGACGTATTTGCGGACGCGGAATTTGCAAGAACGGAAGTGTTGAACGGCACCGAAGTCGCGGGACTTGCAAAAGACGTTCGAGGAATTCTTTCCGATAAAAGAATCAAGGTTCTTGCAGCGGACAACGCTTGGAAAAAAGGATTTCCGAAAACGGTGGTCATCGATCGTTCGGGCAACACCGCGATCATGGACCGCATTTCGACAGTATTAGAAAAAGCTGAAGTACACCACGTATTAAGAAAGGATCTGGGTTTGGACGCGACCGTCGTCGTAGGCTCCGATTACGAACCGAGAAAATAG
- a CDS encoding long-chain fatty acid--CoA ligase, with protein MNSTMMNYQLTVPAILRRASEVHPEKTIVTKMNDESIHRYTYGEFYSRTTKLMSALKKQGVRPGDRVATFGMNHYRHLEIYFAAPSMGAVLHTLNVRLFPEQLVFIVNDAEDSVIFVDKSLSKVLGDLLPEFKKKPKFIVMDDLEATAAAPLPDAIDYETFLKSGDDSFTLPELDENTAAGMCYTSGTTGNPKGVVYSHRSIYLHSMSICMSDSLGVCEKETILPVVPMFHANAWGIPFGCVMTGAKLVFPGKHLLGHGLASLLEREKVTIAAGVPTIWNVLYQHLRKNSYDLSGLHTMIVGGSAAPQSMIEGFQKDFGIHILHAWGMTELSPVGTVCRLKTTMNDLGELEKLHILAKQGPAVAGVELRGIDEQGKDIPKDGKTPGELIVRGPWITASYYGNPSRESFTEDGWFRTGDVITIDSNSYIQITDRKKDLIKTRGEWISSVEMEAQVLKAPGVLEAAVVAKPDDIRGEVPVVFVVAKEGESVDKKSVLEILKENFANWQLPHNDDIRLIDAIPKTSVGKFDKKVLRAGLTGHS; from the coding sequence ATGAACTCAACGATGATGAATTATCAACTGACCGTTCCCGCGATTTTACGAAGGGCTTCCGAAGTTCATCCGGAAAAAACGATCGTAACCAAGATGAACGACGAATCGATTCATCGATACACGTACGGAGAATTTTATTCTCGGACCACGAAGTTAATGAGCGCGTTGAAGAAGCAGGGAGTTCGTCCGGGCGATCGAGTCGCCACGTTCGGAATGAATCACTATCGACATCTGGAGATTTATTTCGCGGCTCCGTCGATGGGAGCCGTTCTTCATACGTTGAACGTGCGTTTGTTTCCCGAGCAGCTCGTATTCATCGTCAACGACGCGGAGGATTCCGTGATCTTTGTGGATAAGAGTTTGAGTAAGGTCCTTGGCGATCTGCTTCCTGAATTTAAGAAGAAGCCTAAGTTCATCGTGATGGACGATTTGGAAGCGACCGCGGCGGCGCCTTTGCCGGATGCGATCGACTACGAAACGTTTCTGAAAAGCGGAGACGATTCATTCACCTTACCGGAGTTAGATGAGAATACCGCCGCGGGAATGTGTTACACGTCCGGGACGACGGGTAATCCGAAGGGCGTGGTTTACAGTCACCGTTCGATTTATCTTCACAGCATGTCGATCTGTATGTCCGATAGTCTCGGGGTTTGCGAGAAGGAAACGATTCTTCCCGTGGTTCCCATGTTCCATGCAAACGCCTGGGGGATTCCGTTCGGCTGCGTGATGACCGGAGCCAAACTCGTGTTTCCCGGCAAACACCTGTTAGGTCACGGACTCGCTTCTCTTTTGGAACGGGAAAAGGTAACGATCGCCGCGGGTGTTCCCACGATTTGGAACGTGCTTTATCAACATCTTAGGAAGAATTCTTACGATCTAAGCGGACTGCATACGATGATCGTGGGAGGTTCGGCCGCTCCTCAATCCATGATCGAAGGATTTCAAAAGGATTTCGGAATTCATATTCTCCATGCATGGGGAATGACGGAGTTATCTCCCGTCGGAACGGTCTGCAGACTCAAAACTACGATGAACGATTTGGGAGAATTAGAAAAATTGCATATTCTTGCCAAACAAGGTCCGGCCGTCGCGGGAGTCGAACTCAGAGGAATCGACGAACAAGGAAAGGACATTCCCAAGGACGGAAAAACTCCGGGAGAATTGATCGTACGGGGCCCTTGGATCACCGCTTCGTATTACGGAAATCCGAGCCGCGAATCGTTTACGGAGGATGGATGGTTTCGAACCGGGGACGTCATCACGATCGATTCAAATTCTTACATTCAAATCACGGACCGGAAAAAAGACCTGATCAAAACGAGAGGAGAATGGATCTCGAGCGTCGAAATGGAAGCGCAGGTCTTAAAGGCGCCCGGAGTATTGGAAGCGGCAGTGGTCGCAAAACCGGACGACATTCGAGGAGAAGTTCCCGTTGTTTTCGTCGTCGCGAAAGAAGGGGAAAGCGTGGATAAAAAATCCGTGCTGGAAATCTTAAAGGAAAATTTTGCGAATTGGCAATTGCCTCACAACGACGACATCCGTTTGATCGACGCGATTCCGAAAACGAGCGTTGGAAAATTCGATAAGAAGGTTTTGCGTGCGGGATTGACCGGACATTCTTGA
- a CDS encoding cag pathogenicity island protein CagA gives MYVRLLLIFFSFVCTSSALLAQTKPSKIYVHKLSPEGNLGAGLENRFRNGIINSVLRNFEGKYTIVDDESLVILYKQVEALQKMNCSDEICMKQIADAIDANEVISGTISSKNGLVYVSLRNQTRDSKTLMYSIKSTFQMEFPEFLLDYYASESGKKLLVRQYNFDHQQAPASVNGNLSVAFLKIKPVPGTNLNSMEFKTSDKILEGVLEEVREELNDASKLSLAKDYAESNEIYERILKAFNDRLSQESLQKLEPFIREVQKNVTNNYSLEYKEKINEADQTLFGSGQLNPEELQKRLNDYVALGEEYGTKVPEKHRQLQIRQSIQERKEKMELTIFSLREKEADQAYSQFDFSLASKLYANLLKDLSLKNETPYVALREAIEKKSDTAEKTGRSYLTNRLETLYLLIEKEFTAEALAPTEDEKETHQNRIHGAFREAIDSLAKSEFAALLQIDKIKKEIKRVNQKLKNPISLQEQLDSLLHEGLESRNPTQIINSHRLGADWESKTGLFWGSAKSKLKDLLETSANFANPNKEFKKLFSIHFQGETTSTSDSEKNTFQSSNIPKSKIEKKRIKRQLISKENSWQIFDGNFNWYQASQICDSRDLRLPTIEELEDSYESGETESWTDNGADRRYWSSTISIGANGAYNLDIFKGEIRWDHLSNYAGVRCLK, from the coding sequence ATGTACGTTAGACTTCTTCTTATATTTTTTTCTTTCGTATGCACCTCGAGCGCCCTACTCGCGCAAACAAAGCCGTCCAAAATCTACGTCCACAAACTGAGTCCCGAAGGAAATCTCGGCGCGGGTTTGGAAAACCGATTCCGAAACGGAATCATCAATTCGGTTCTCAGAAACTTCGAAGGAAAGTATACGATCGTAGACGACGAATCTCTCGTGATTCTTTATAAACAAGTCGAAGCCCTGCAGAAGATGAACTGCTCGGACGAAATCTGCATGAAACAGATCGCCGACGCGATAGACGCGAACGAAGTGATTTCGGGAACGATCTCCTCCAAGAACGGACTCGTCTACGTTTCCCTCCGCAATCAGACAAGAGATTCAAAAACCCTAATGTATTCCATTAAGTCCACGTTTCAGATGGAATTCCCCGAGTTCCTTTTGGACTACTACGCTTCCGAATCCGGTAAAAAACTTTTAGTCAGACAATACAACTTCGATCATCAACAGGCTCCCGCTTCCGTAAACGGAAACCTGAGCGTAGCCTTTTTAAAGATCAAACCCGTTCCCGGAACGAACTTAAACTCCATGGAATTTAAAACTTCGGATAAAATCCTCGAAGGAGTTTTGGAGGAAGTAAGGGAAGAATTAAACGACGCCTCCAAACTCAGTCTCGCGAAAGATTACGCCGAGTCCAACGAAATCTACGAACGGATTTTAAAGGCGTTCAACGATCGTCTTTCCCAAGAATCCTTACAAAAACTCGAACCGTTTATCCGAGAAGTTCAAAAGAACGTCACCAACAACTACAGCTTGGAATATAAGGAAAAGATCAACGAAGCCGACCAAACCCTTTTCGGCTCCGGGCAACTCAATCCGGAAGAATTACAGAAACGTCTCAACGACTACGTTGCGTTAGGCGAAGAATACGGAACAAAAGTTCCCGAAAAACACAGACAACTTCAGATTCGGCAGAGCATCCAGGAACGAAAGGAAAAGATGGAACTTACGATCTTTTCTCTTCGGGAGAAGGAAGCGGATCAGGCTTATTCCCAGTTCGACTTCTCCCTCGCCTCCAAACTATATGCAAATCTTCTAAAGGATCTTTCTCTCAAAAACGAAACTCCCTATGTTGCGCTCCGAGAAGCGATCGAAAAAAAGTCCGATACCGCCGAAAAAACGGGACGTTCGTATTTGACGAATCGTCTCGAAACCTTGTATCTTCTGATTGAAAAGGAATTCACCGCGGAAGCCTTGGCGCCGACGGAAGACGAAAAAGAAACGCATCAAAACCGGATTCACGGCGCGTTTCGGGAAGCGATCGACTCTCTCGCCAAATCGGAGTTTGCCGCTCTTTTGCAGATCGATAAAATCAAAAAAGAAATCAAACGGGTAAACCAAAAACTGAAAAACCCGATTTCTCTTCAGGAACAATTGGATTCTCTTTTGCACGAAGGATTGGAATCGCGTAATCCCACGCAGATCATCAACAGTCATCGTCTCGGAGCCGACTGGGAATCAAAAACCGGCCTTTTCTGGGGTTCCGCTAAATCCAAACTCAAGGATCTTTTGGAAACGTCCGCGAATTTCGCGAATCCCAACAAGGAATTCAAAAAACTATTCAGCATTCATTTCCAAGGGGAAACGACTTCGACCTCCGACTCGGAAAAAAATACATTCCAATCTTCGAATATTCCAAAATCAAAGATCGAAAAGAAACGGATCAAACGGCAATTGATCTCGAAGGAAAATTCCTGGCAGATCTTCGACGGCAATTTCAACTGGTATCAAGCCAGCCAAATCTGCGATTCCAGGGATTTGCGTCTTCCCACCATCGAAGAACTCGAAGATTCGTATGAAAGCGGAGAAACGGAATCCTGGACGGACAACGGCGCGGACAGACGGTATTGGTCTTCCACGATTTCCATCGGCGCCAACGGCGCTTACAACTTGGATATCTTCAAAGGCGAGATCCGCTGGGATCATCTCAGCAATTACGCCGGGGTTCGCTGCTTGAAGTAA
- a CDS encoding TlpA family protein disulfide reductase: MKTLIKTSNAVRFSETLFRGKFLSFCLFLILFTGTVSAEPLSNFAFYNLKEERIILSSSLSDLSEKDVLILNFTGSTCRPCKEQVPILLDLTKRTNLSLAGKGKVLLWVVFVGDDFRTGKEYSEFLKLQNAAEVLVDPLSSSYSQVKIVGLPTVLILNSKQEILFKSEGFQESSTAALKRFLNSLGK; this comes from the coding sequence ATGAAAACGCTTATCAAAACTTCGAACGCGGTTCGTTTTTCGGAAACTCTGTTTCGTGGAAAATTTCTTTCCTTTTGTTTGTTTTTGATTCTTTTTACGGGAACCGTTTCGGCGGAGCCCCTTTCTAATTTCGCTTTTTATAATCTCAAGGAAGAAAGAATCATACTTTCTTCCTCTCTCAGCGATCTTTCCGAAAAGGACGTTTTGATCCTGAATTTTACCGGTTCGACGTGTCGTCCCTGCAAGGAGCAAGTGCCGATTCTTTTGGATCTTACGAAACGAACGAATCTTTCCTTGGCCGGAAAAGGAAAGGTTCTTCTTTGGGTCGTATTCGTAGGGGACGATTTTAGGACCGGGAAAGAATATTCCGAATTTCTAAAGTTGCAAAACGCCGCGGAAGTTTTGGTCGATCCATTGTCTTCGAGTTATTCTCAGGTTAAGATCGTAGGCTTGCCCACGGTTTTGATTCTGAATTCGAAACAGGAAATTCTTTTTAAATCGGAAGGATTTCAGGAGTCGAGTACGGCGGCCCTGAAACGTTTTTTAAATTCTTTGGGAAAATAA
- a CDS encoding Lp29 family lipoprotein: MEAYVSRKNYALRQTNKEPLVIFNIQKEEILVIRNVIIVLQLILVTNCIRYYVRPLKESAETNLSIKTDPNKVALVGFYPFKSQYIGSTGRTMHYAALLNYEHDFKFSLKNIGTPIEKIPEAGLNSSVSKKNANEFCSNYLQLVKASGIDEISKAVKIKVTGEGDQTKYECELKRRDVKYYIVGVFGPPFTTGGPLALAKGIPTFFLGAFSLFTIPWWTEGQTELTIFVYDEKLNLLKKWEDTSLYNMTVAWWNPDLGEGNLFGATEEENRKSVANRIRLYEPMLIEFEREFHSIINPNK, translated from the coding sequence GTGGAAGCGTACGTTAGCCGAAAGAATTATGCTTTACGCCAGACAAACAAAGAACCATTGGTAATATTTAATATACAAAAAGAGGAAATATTAGTGATTAGAAATGTTATTATCGTTTTGCAATTGATACTTGTTACGAATTGTATCAGATATTATGTGAGACCTTTAAAGGAAAGTGCGGAAACTAATCTATCAATTAAGACTGATCCTAATAAAGTCGCATTAGTTGGATTTTATCCATTTAAAAGTCAATACATTGGCTCTACTGGTAGGACAATGCATTATGCTGCACTACTGAATTACGAGCATGATTTCAAATTCTCGCTTAAAAATATTGGAACGCCAATCGAGAAAATACCAGAAGCAGGATTAAATAGCAGCGTATCTAAAAAGAATGCGAATGAATTTTGCTCTAATTACTTACAATTAGTAAAAGCTTCCGGTATAGATGAGATATCTAAAGCAGTTAAAATCAAAGTGACCGGAGAAGGTGATCAAACCAAATACGAATGTGAATTGAAAAGAAGAGATGTCAAATATTATATCGTGGGCGTTTTCGGTCCGCCATTCACTACAGGAGGCCCATTGGCGCTAGCCAAAGGGATACCGACATTCTTTTTGGGTGCTTTTTCTTTATTCACTATCCCCTGGTGGACAGAAGGTCAAACTGAACTTACCATATTCGTATATGATGAGAAATTAAACTTACTGAAAAAATGGGAGGACACTAGCTTATATAACATGACGGTTGCTTGGTGGAACCCTGATTTAGGTGAAGGAAATTTATTTGGAGCGACGGAAGAAGAAAATAGAAAGAGCGTAGCAAATCGAATTCGACTATATGAACCTATGCTTATTGAATTCGAAAGAGAATTTCACTCTATAATAAACCCAAATAAATAA
- a CDS encoding DoxX family protein, producing the protein MTRRNIIIYWISTLWLALGMLSTGIVQLLKMEGEVEFILKLGYPGYFLTILGVWKLLGVVAVLIPKNPLIKEWAYAGFFFAMSGAALSHIAMGNPIKEILPSLLLLTLTVVSWYFRPASRRFNSTNQ; encoded by the coding sequence ATGACAAGGCGAAACATCATCATCTATTGGATTTCTACTCTCTGGCTCGCGTTAGGGATGCTGTCCACCGGAATCGTTCAATTGCTCAAGATGGAAGGCGAGGTGGAATTCATTTTGAAATTGGGTTATCCCGGTTACTTTCTCACCATCCTAGGCGTTTGGAAACTTTTGGGCGTCGTTGCGGTGTTGATTCCGAAAAATCCTTTGATCAAAGAATGGGCTTATGCCGGTTTTTTCTTTGCAATGTCCGGAGCCGCGTTGTCGCATATCGCGATGGGAAATCCGATCAAAGAAATACTTCCGTCGTTGTTGCTTCTTACTTTAACCGTTGTCTCGTGGTATTTTCGACCTGCGAGCAGAAGATTCAATTCAACGAATCAATAA